One Eurosta solidaginis isolate ZX-2024a chromosome 5, ASM4086904v1, whole genome shotgun sequence DNA segment encodes these proteins:
- the Cpr64Ac gene encoding cuticle protein 21 — translation MITKVALVLCFGISLAVASPIDAYGEHGAYTLHAAPIAYAPAKILAPAITYAAPAKILAPAPAAISHQVLHAAPPPAAIIKAAPIIKVAKVEEPEPYDPNPEYSFSYGVTDHHTGDSKSAEEHLKDGVVHGSYSLAEPDGTIRKVTYTADKVNGFQAVVEKQGEPKPEAVVAKHAVAVAAAPVVAKVAYAAPTITKVAYAAPALAKVAYAAPDIYYSHAHFGHR, via the exons ATGATCACAAAG GTGGCGTTGGTCCTCTGCTTCGGCATTTCGCTTGCCGTTGCCTCACCCATTGACGCTTATGGTGAACATGGCGCTTATACGTTACACGCGGCGCCCATTGCTTACGCGCCTGCCAAAATTTTAGCACCAGCCATCACATATGCCGCACCCGCCAAAATCCTTGCGCCCGCACCAGCTGCAATTAGTCATCAGGTGTTACATGCTGCACCACCACCAGCTGCCATTATTAAAGCAGCTCCCATTATTAAAGTAGCTAAAGTTGAAGAACCGGAACCATATGATCCAAATCCAgaatatagcttctcatatggaGTGACAGATCATCACACTGGCGATTCGAAGTCAGCGGAGGAGCATTTGAAGGATGGTGTGGTGCATGGTAGCTATTCGTTGGCCGAACCAGATGGTACTATACGTAAGGTCACTTATACAGCGGATAAGGTTAATGGTTTCCAAGCTGTCGTGGAGAAACAGGGCGAACCTAAACCGGAGGCAGTTGTTGCTAAGCACGCCGTTGCGGTGGCGGCTGCGCCAGTTGTTGCTAAGGTCGCTTATGCTGCACCAACCATCACTAAAGTGGCATACGCTGCACCAGCCCTCGCTAAAGTGGCATACGCCGCACCAGATATTTATTACAGTCATGCACATTTTGGTCATCGCTAA
- the Cpr64Ab gene encoding larval cuticle protein A2B — translation MAFIKNTIVACLALVSIAHCAVLHGAPAPVAFAAPAAPVVPVNTEIDPHPQYAFAYNVQDALTGDSKSQQEVRDGDVVKGSYSVVDADGSLRTVFYTADPVNGFNAVVQRGPVPVVAPRPVLPVAPAPVPARFIQG, via the exons atggcTTTTATCAAG AACACAATTGTCGCCTGCCTGGCACTCGTTTCTATCGCACACTGCGCCGTCTTGCACGGTGCTCCTGCACCCGTTGCATTTGCCGCCCCTGCGGCACCGGTGGTGCCAGTCAACACCGAAATTGATCCACATCCCCAATATGCTTTTGCCTATAACGTACAAGATGCACTCACTGGCGATAGCAAGAGTCAACAGGAGGTGCGCGATGGTGATGTGGTCAAAGGCTCATACTCCGTTGTAGATGCTGACGGTTCACTGCGTACTGTTTTCTATACTGCTGATCCTGTCAATGGTTTCAACGCTGTCGTACAACGTGGTCCCGTCCCGGTGGTCGCACCTAGACCTGTGCTGCCTGTTGCACCAGCGCCTGTACCTGCGCGATTCATTCAAGGTTAA
- the LOC137253126 gene encoding larval cuticle protein A2B-like, translated as MVQKLIILSALVVAATAVAVLPAPGYHGFGLPALPALPALPAYPAYPKYAAPVLPAIAKIAAPVAVAKVAVPEPYDPNPQYSFSYDVHDSSTGDVKSQQEERSGDVVKGAYSLIEPDGTRRLVEYTADSVNGFNAVVHREPVAVKAIAPVAKVLAPAPLLHAPVIAKAAIPAYPAYHGYPGPAPYPYYH; from the exons ATGGTGCAAAAGTTGATCATTTTGAGCGCTTTGGTGGTCGCCGCCACCGCCGTTGCTGTCCTGCCAGCACCCGGCTATCATGGCTTCGGTTTACCAGCGTTACCCGCATTACCAGCATTGCCTGCATATCCAGCCTATCCAAAATATGCCGCACCTGTATTGCCTGCCATTGCTAAGATTGCAGCGCCAGTAGCTGTGGCTAAGGTGGCTGTGCCGGAGCCTTATGATCCAAATCCACAATATTCGTTCAGCTACGATGTGCAT GATTCTTCAACCGGCGATGTGAAGAGTCAACAAGAAGAACGTAGCGGCGATGTAGTAAAAGGTGCCTACTCGCTCATTGAACCCGATGGTACACGTCGTCTTGTCGAATACACAGCCGATTCGGTAAATGGCTTCAACGCTGTCGTTCACCGCGAACCAGTCGCTGTTAAAGCGATTGCACCAGTTGCCAAAGTACTTGCACCAGCACCACTATTACACGCTCCTGTCATAGCAAAGGCAGCTATACCAGCATATCCTGCTTACCATGGATATCCCGGCCCCGCACCATATCCCTATTACCACTAA